The following nucleotide sequence is from Deltaproteobacteria bacterium.
ATATCTCCCCCGGAACACATCTGGCAGGAAATGTAAGAGTAGGAGAACTTACCCATATTGGCATTGGAGCTATTGTCATTTCAAATGTAAAGATCGGCAAAGGTTCTATCATCGGTGCCGGTACTGTTGTAATTGAAGACATTCCTAATGATGTTAAAGCTGTAGGTATACCGGCGAAGGCAATTAAAAAATGGGGGGAACTTTAAAGTAGTTTCCATTGTTAATATATCTAAACTAAAGTTACGAAGAAAGATAATGAAGGAAATTCCTCTAGCTAGGTCAGATATCACTGAGAGGGAGATTGAGGCGGTAGTCAGGGTCCTGCGTACCCCACATTTGAGCCTGGGGCCAAAGCTGGGGGAGTTCGAGGAGAGGTTAGCCGAGTATGCAGGTGTTAAACATGCCGTTGCAGTGAACAGTGGAACCTCTGCTCTGCACTTAATTATCAAGGCCTTGGGTATAGGGAAAGGTGATGAGGTGATCACCACCCCCTTCAGTTTTGTCGCCTCGGCCAATTGCATCTTGTTCGAGAGTGCCAGGCCCGTTTTCGTTGATATCGATCCCCAAGCATGGAATATTGATACCGATCTCATAGAAGAGAAGATCACCAATAATACAAAGGCCATACTGGCCGTCGATGTCTTTGGCTATCCGGCAGATTGGGATCGACTTCGGGAAATAGCAGAGAGATACAACCTGAGGTTGATCGAGGATTCGGCGGAGGCATTAGGGGCGGAATATAAGGGAAGAAGGGCAGGTTCCTTTGGCGATGGGGCTGTGTTTGCTTTTTATCCCAACAAGCAGATAACCACTGGCGAGGGGGGGGCTATTTTGATCCATGATGAGGAGATGGCCGAGCTTTGTCGGAGTTTGAGAAACCAAGGTCGTAGCAAGGGAGGAGGGTGGCTGGAACACGAGAGACTAGGTTATAACTATCGGCTGAGCGATATCAATTGCGCCTTGGGGATTGCGCAGCTAGAACGGGTGGATGAGCTCCTGAGCAAGAGAGAGTGGGTAGCTCAGCTCTACAATGAGAGATTGAAAGAGATCGATGGAATAGAAATCCCCTACACCTCGCCGGATGTTAAAAAGAGCTGGTTCGTATATGTTGTCAGGCTTAATGATGACTTTGCCCAGGGGGACCGTGATAAGATCTTAAAGGAATTGAGGGGAAGGGGCATAGAATGCAGTAATTATTTTGGCCCCATCCACCTCCAGCCTTTTTACCGGAAGATGTTCGGCTATCAGGAGGGCGATTTTTCTGTGACTGAACAGATTGCGGCCAGGACCATTGCCCTTCCCTTTTATGGTAATCTTAATGAAAAAGAGATAGATTACGTTTGTGATAATCTGGGAAGATTGGTAAAATCTGGGGTATGAAAAGTCAGTACTTAGTAGTGGATAAAAAGTGGGAACTTCCGATTATCTTAACGTCCCTTTTTCTGGGGGCGTTGGTAGTAAGGTGGTTAGCAATTCTTCAAAATCCTGTCGTCGCCACCGATGCCATTTTCTATATTAAATTGGCCAAGCTTTATTCTACCGGGGACTATGTTGCAGCATTTAAACTTTATCCATATGGTTTCTTCCCCTTGCTCATCGCTTCCTTTCAGAAAATATGCGGGGATTGGGCATTGGCCGGGCAATGGGTCTCGGTCCTCTGTGGGGCCCTGACGGTAATCCCCCTCTATTTGTTGGCCAGGCGGATATTTGATGAAAAAATTGCCCTATGGGGCGCAATCTTCTATATCATAAGCCCTAATCTAGTGAAATATTCAGCAGAGGTATTGAGGGACATACCCTTTGTCTTTTTTTATACTACTGCCTTATGGTGGGGGCTTAGAGGTGCAAAGGATGGGAATATGGTCTCTATTGCCCTGGCTAGTGTCTTCGTCTATCTTTCCTCCCTCTTCCGCGCAGAAGGTTTACCTTTACTAATTATCCTTTCCCTCTATCTTATTTG
It contains:
- a CDS encoding DegT/DnrJ/EryC1/StrS family aminotransferase, yielding MKEIPLARSDITEREIEAVVRVLRTPHLSLGPKLGEFEERLAEYAGVKHAVAVNSGTSALHLIIKALGIGKGDEVITTPFSFVASANCILFESARPVFVDIDPQAWNIDTDLIEEKITNNTKAILAVDVFGYPADWDRLREIAERYNLRLIEDSAEALGAEYKGRRAGSFGDGAVFAFYPNKQITTGEGGAILIHDEEMAELCRSLRNQGRSKGGGWLEHERLGYNYRLSDINCALGIAQLERVDELLSKREWVAQLYNERLKEIDGIEIPYTSPDVKKSWFVYVVRLNDDFAQGDRDKILKELRGRGIECSNYFGPIHLQPFYRKMFGYQEGDFSVTEQIAARTIALPFYGNLNEKEIDYVCDNLGRLVKSGV